One window of the Shewanella litorisediminis genome contains the following:
- a CDS encoding DEAD/DEAH box helicase — MSSNEKTFRELGLTESVLRALDELGYETPTPIQAASIQPLMSGQDILGQAQTGTGKTGAFALPLLCSVDADLNAPQILVLAPTRELAVQVAEAFTSYAKHMKGFHVLPIYGGQSMYQQLQALRRGPQVVVGTPGRVMDHMRRGTLKLDSLKALVLDEADEMLKMGFIDDIEWILEHTPESRQLALFSATMPEQIKRVANKHLSNPVNISIAASHTTVDSIEQRFVQVSQHNKLEALVRVLEVENTEGIIIFVRTRNSCMELAEKLEARGYAASPLHGDMNQQARERAVDQLKSGKLDILIATDVAARGLDVERIGHVVNYDIPYDTEAYVHRIGRTGRAGRTGMAILFVTSREMRMLRTIERATNSRISPMKVPSPESVAERRLSRLGEQVAGILANEHLDFMKGAVASLCQQLEVDTEQLAAALLHQVQLERPLQLNPMHERQRDNFDERTGRGQNDRAERGDRGDRSDRNERRRDSRPLPGNFGSADTLKDNPDISMKRYLIDVGRDHNVGVGNIVGAIANEANIDSRYIGQIQLYDAVTTVDLPDGMPKEVLQHLKKVRVCGKPLNIREVSNDGSDEIPVSNGPVPKRPRKPSGDRPERGERKFNDRGGDRGDRGGDRKFGERKSFDKKPASKPRRPKED; from the coding sequence ATGTCATCCAATGAAAAGACTTTCCGCGAACTCGGTCTGACCGAGTCTGTTTTGCGTGCCCTCGACGAGCTGGGTTATGAAACCCCTACGCCCATCCAAGCCGCCAGTATTCAACCTCTGATGTCCGGCCAGGACATTCTGGGTCAGGCACAAACAGGTACCGGTAAAACCGGTGCCTTCGCCCTGCCACTCTTGTGCAGTGTCGATGCCGATCTGAATGCTCCACAAATTCTGGTGCTGGCCCCTACCCGCGAACTGGCGGTACAGGTTGCCGAAGCTTTCACCAGCTATGCCAAGCACATGAAAGGTTTCCACGTACTGCCTATTTACGGTGGCCAGAGCATGTATCAGCAGCTCCAGGCACTGCGCCGTGGTCCACAGGTGGTTGTGGGTACCCCAGGCCGTGTGATGGACCATATGCGTCGTGGCACCCTGAAGCTCGACTCTCTGAAAGCCCTGGTGCTGGATGAAGCCGATGAAATGCTGAAAATGGGCTTTATCGACGATATCGAGTGGATCCTCGAGCACACTCCTGAGAGCCGTCAGCTGGCGCTGTTCTCTGCCACCATGCCAGAGCAAATCAAGCGCGTTGCCAATAAGCACCTGAGCAATCCGGTCAACATCAGCATCGCCGCGAGCCACACCACAGTGGACTCCATCGAGCAGCGTTTTGTGCAGGTTTCCCAGCACAACAAACTCGAGGCGTTGGTGCGGGTACTGGAAGTGGAAAACACTGAAGGTATCATCATCTTCGTACGTACCCGTAACTCTTGTATGGAACTGGCTGAAAAGCTGGAAGCCCGTGGTTACGCCGCATCACCGCTGCATGGTGATATGAACCAGCAGGCCCGTGAGCGTGCGGTTGATCAGCTCAAATCCGGCAAGCTGGATATTCTGATCGCCACCGACGTGGCCGCCCGTGGTCTGGACGTTGAGCGTATCGGCCACGTAGTTAACTACGATATTCCTTACGATACCGAAGCTTACGTACACCGTATTGGTCGTACCGGCCGCGCGGGTCGTACCGGTATGGCAATCCTGTTTGTGACCAGCCGTGAAATGCGCATGCTGCGCACCATCGAGCGCGCCACCAACAGCCGCATCTCTCCGATGAAGGTCCCAAGCCCTGAGTCAGTGGCCGAACGTCGTCTGTCTCGCCTGGGTGAGCAGGTTGCCGGCATCCTCGCCAACGAGCACCTGGACTTTATGAAGGGCGCCGTTGCCTCTTTGTGTCAGCAGCTGGAAGTAGATACCGAGCAACTGGCCGCCGCCCTGCTGCATCAGGTGCAGCTGGAGCGTCCACTGCAACTGAATCCTATGCACGAGCGTCAGCGTGATAACTTCGACGAGCGCACCGGCCGTGGCCAGAATGATCGCGCCGAGCGCGGTGATCGCGGTGATCGCAGCGACCGTAACGAGCGTCGCCGTGACTCACGTCCTTTGCCGGGCAACTTCGGCAGTGCCGATACCCTCAAGGACAACCCTGACATCAGCATGAAGCGTTATCTCATCGATGTGGGTCGCGACCATAACGTGGGTGTGGGCAACATCGTCGGCGCCATCGCCAACGAAGCCAACATCGACAGCCGCTACATCGGCCAGATCCAACTGTACGATGCAGTGACCACAGTTGACCTGCCAGACGGCATGCCAAAAGAAGTGCTGCAGCACCTGAAAAAAGTGCGCGTATGTGGCAAACCACTGAACATCCGCGAAGTGAGCAACGATGGCAGCGACGAAATCCCGGTAAGCAACGGGCCTGTCCCCAAGCGTCCACGCAAGCCATCCGGCGATCGCCCTGAGCGCGGTGAGCGCAAGTTCAACGATCGCGGCGGTGACCGTGGCGACCGCGGTGGTGATCGTAAATTCGGCGAGCGCAAGAGCTTCGACAAAAAGCCGGCCAGCAAGCCACGTCGTCCAAAGGAAGACTAA
- a CDS encoding TerC family protein, with protein MGVLLVETWWLWAAFAAIVLTLLWVDIKFVGGKSHKVSMKEALTWSLVWFVVAMGFNAGVWAWLDYSVGREIANAKALEFLTAYVIEKALAVDNVFVWLMIFSYFAIPPELQRRVLLYGVLGAIVMRAGMVFGGIWLINQFHWLLYVFGAFLVFTGVKMLLTADKETDLSTNRGLLWLRSKMKLTEHLEGERFFVLREGVKYATPLFLVLILVEISDLIFAVDSIPAIFAVTTDPFIVLTSNIFAIMGLRAMYFLLQGAAEKFSLLKYGLAIILVFIGFKLMLIDVFHLPITVALGVVGTILVGSMLLSLWVNRDKPARFE; from the coding sequence TTGGGAGTATTACTCGTGGAAACCTGGTGGTTGTGGGCTGCATTTGCGGCCATAGTGCTGACTCTCTTGTGGGTCGATATCAAGTTTGTAGGTGGCAAGAGTCATAAAGTCTCGATGAAAGAGGCGCTGACCTGGTCGCTGGTGTGGTTTGTGGTGGCCATGGGGTTCAACGCCGGCGTCTGGGCCTGGCTTGATTACTCGGTTGGCCGTGAGATTGCCAATGCCAAGGCGCTGGAATTTTTGACTGCCTATGTAATTGAAAAAGCACTGGCCGTGGACAACGTCTTCGTTTGGTTGATGATTTTCTCTTACTTTGCCATTCCACCCGAGCTGCAACGTCGGGTGCTGCTGTACGGCGTGCTGGGCGCCATTGTGATGCGCGCCGGTATGGTGTTTGGCGGCATCTGGCTGATTAATCAGTTCCACTGGCTTTTGTATGTGTTTGGCGCCTTCCTGGTGTTCACCGGCGTGAAAATGCTGCTGACCGCCGACAAGGAAACTGACCTCTCCACCAATCGCGGGCTGCTCTGGCTTCGCAGCAAAATGAAGCTGACCGAACATCTCGAGGGCGAGCGCTTCTTTGTGCTGCGCGAAGGGGTGAAGTACGCCACGCCACTGTTTTTGGTGCTGATTTTGGTAGAGATAAGCGACCTTATCTTTGCGGTGGACAGTATCCCGGCCATCTTCGCCGTGACCACAGACCCCTTTATCGTGCTCACCTCCAACATCTTCGCCATCATGGGTCTGCGGGCCATGTACTTTCTGCTGCAGGGCGCGGCCGAGAAGTTCAGCCTGCTCAAGTACGGTCTTGCCATCATCCTGGTGTTTATCGGCTTTAAACTGATGCTGATTGATGTGTTCCACCTGCCGATTACCGTGGCACTGGGTGTGGTGGGCACCATTCTGGTGGGCTCCATGCTGCTGAGCCTGTGGGTGAACCGCGATAAACCCGCCAGGTTTGAATAA
- a CDS encoding M28 family peptidase, with protein sequence MGQGRLGYQALGAALLASWLSGCATTPQCRRDLSVDWVTLAAVQEDVTYLASAPLAGRKTGTEGALLTRQYLAARFAASGLQPVTADFSPMAPGILEQPAQDSLEQSAQNSHPFFHPFSVEKLFSQQRGTNVIGLLPATRASTRWRLVLAHYDHLGKSGSRHFAGADDNASGVAALLALAKQAASDPERPADLNLLFVATDAEEPGLYGSQALATRLGELGIVPELALNLDMVGHPGRPYAIYMEGSRNFANADELRALVESNGLCARLSHSRLERDGSAMRVNYLKASDHYPFHKSGVPWLYFGVPPHPQYHTVDDTPDKLDFNFLAATIEAVYPLLWTRLEPKPPQG encoded by the coding sequence ATGGGACAGGGACGTCTTGGGTATCAGGCATTGGGAGCAGCCCTGTTGGCAAGCTGGCTGTCAGGCTGCGCTACCACGCCCCAATGCAGGCGCGATCTGAGTGTTGACTGGGTGACTCTTGCTGCAGTGCAGGAAGATGTAACCTATCTGGCATCTGCGCCCCTCGCCGGGCGCAAGACCGGCACCGAAGGGGCCTTGCTCACCCGTCAGTATCTGGCAGCGCGTTTTGCAGCATCTGGCCTGCAGCCTGTAACGGCAGACTTTTCGCCCATGGCACCGGGCATCCTTGAGCAACCTGCGCAGGACAGCCTTGAGCAGTCAGCACAGAATAGCCATCCCTTCTTTCACCCTTTCAGCGTAGAAAAACTCTTCAGCCAGCAGCGGGGAACCAATGTAATAGGCCTGCTGCCGGCAACCCGTGCCAGCACACGCTGGCGCCTGGTGCTGGCCCATTACGATCATCTGGGTAAAAGTGGCTCAAGACACTTTGCCGGCGCCGACGACAATGCCTCCGGCGTGGCCGCACTGCTGGCACTGGCAAAACAGGCAGCAAGTGACCCGGAGCGCCCGGCAGACCTTAACCTGCTTTTTGTGGCCACAGATGCCGAAGAGCCCGGGCTTTATGGTAGTCAGGCGCTGGCGACCCGGCTTGGCGAGCTTGGCATAGTGCCCGAACTGGCACTGAATCTGGACATGGTCGGCCATCCCGGCCGCCCATATGCCATCTATATGGAAGGCAGCCGAAACTTTGCCAATGCCGATGAACTCAGGGCGCTGGTGGAGAGTAACGGCCTCTGCGCCCGCCTCAGTCATTCCCGCTTAGAGCGGGATGGCAGTGCCATGAGAGTGAATTATCTCAAAGCCTCAGATCATTACCCTTTCCATAAAAGCGGCGTGCCCTGGTTGTATTTTGGTGTGCCTCCCCACCCTCAGTACCACACAGTGGACGATACCCCGGATAAACTGGACTTCAACTTCCTGGCAGCCACCATAGAAGCCGTGTACCCCTTACTCTGGACACGCCTGGAACCCAAGCCCCCTCAGGGCTAA